One segment of Ipomoea triloba cultivar NCNSP0323 chromosome 12, ASM357664v1 DNA contains the following:
- the LOC115997954 gene encoding transcription factor bHLH68-like — translation MNRGVLQSHGWWSINTSMRPPTSHHHHHHHQEASSANTSTSPFMASPPPPPTPFFTPPPLPFSSSSSSWSDTHHHLPPPDSWSQFLLGGLVDEEDKSGLSANMEAAKKLENWEEQLLKFDDTKNQESSCYVYGAAATAPNNAEFAVAKQPNNNWSQSSSPKSCVTTLSCPSNMLDSCNKILMSDNATRHPPPDHSSECNSTGTTGGAPKKLRVQPSSTTQSTFKVRKEKLGDRITALHQLVSPFGKTDTASVLLEAIGYIRFLQSQIEALSLPYLGTATQTMRHHQRPVVQGERNSLFPEDPGQLLNDNSMKRKGISHHQDLDDESKKDLRSRGLCLVPISCTLQVGNDNGADYWAPAAFGGGFR, via the exons ATGAATAGAGGTGTTTTGCAGAGCCATGGTTGGTGGAGCATCAACACTAGCATGAGGCCTCCCacatctcatcatcatcatcatcatcatcaagaagCTTCATCAGCTAACACTAGTACTTCTCCTTTCATGGCTTCTcctccccctccccccaccccctTCTTCACCCCTCCCCCActcccattttcttcttcttcctcttcttggaGTGATACCCACCACCACCTCCCTCCTCCTGACTCTTGGAGCCAATTTCTCCT GGGAGGGTTGGTGGATGAAGAAGATAAATCTGGGTTGAGTGCTAACATGGAGGCTGCGAAGAAGCTGGAGAATTGGGAGGAGCAACTACTCAAATTCGACGACACAAAGAACCAAGAAAGCAGCTGCTATGTCTATGGCGCCGCCGCCACTGCACCAAATAATGCAGAATTTGCAGTAGCAAAACAACCCAACAATAACTGgtctcaatcttcttctccaaaaTCTTGTGTTACCACTTTAAGCTGCCCCAGTAACATGTTGGATTCTTGTAACAAGATTCTCATGTCTGATAATGCTACCAGACATCCTCCCCCAGATCACTCATCTGAG TGTAACAGCACAGGTACTACTGGTGGGGCACCTAAGAAGCTTAGGGTACAACCTTCTTCAACTACTCAATCTACCTTCAAG GTGAGAAAGGAAAAATTGGGTGATAGAATTACTGCCCTTCACCAACTGGTCTCCCCCTTTGGGAag ACTGACACAGCCTCAGTGTTGTTAGAAGCTATTGGATACATAAGATTCCTTCAGAGTCAGATTGAG GCCCTTAGCTTGCCTTACCTGGGCACTGCAACACAAACCATGAGGCACCATCAACGACCT GTTGTTCAAGGGGAAAGGAATTCTTTATTTCCTGAAGACCCTGGTCAG CTCTTGAATGACAACTCCATGAAGAGGAAAGGAATTTCCCATCATCAg GATTTGGATGATGAATCAAAGAAGGACTTGAGGAGCAGAGGGCTTTGTCTTGTCCCGATATCATGCACGTTACAAGTTGGGAATGACAATGGGGCGGATTACTGGGCTCCGGCGGCTTTTGGTGGAGGTTTCCGATGA
- the LOC115999065 gene encoding 7-deoxyloganetin glucosyltransferase-like gives MSRPHAVCIPFPAQGHIKPMLELAKLLHHKGFHITFVNNEFNHNRLLRSRGSKAMEGLPSFRFEAIPDGLPPSNPDATQDVASLTVSSTNYCLDPFRELVKRLNDNPSSESPPVTCIVSDGIMSFTHKVADELCIPVVFFWTCSACGLDGYVHYRQLAEKNMTPINGPNSLTNGYLDNVIDWIPGLKSIPAKYIPSFIWNSGQDDDPNYVIFQFAIREVEAIPKASAIILNTFDELEPDAINAIRSKFPGIYTIGPLHLLRNQFPLGDDLKSIGYNLWKEDPYCLEWLDTKEAGSVVYVNYGSVTVMTPEQLLEFAWGLANSKFTFLWIIRPDLVKGESAILPPEFLTETGERGLLASWCPQEQVLNHPSVGCFLTHCGWNSTLESISAGVPMLCWPFFAEQQTNCWYSCTELGVGMEIDSNGDRNVIGDLVREMMGGEKGKELKEKAMKLKKLAEAVVASPTGPSYLNFEEIVNNVLIPPTSK, from the exons ATGTCACGCCCTCATGCAGTTTGCATTCCTTTTCCGGCACAAGGCCATATCAAGCCTATGCTGGAACTAGCCAAGTTGCTTCACCACAAAGGCTTTCACATAACCTTCGTCAACAACGAGTTTAATCACAACCGCCTTCTCAGGTCCAGAGGCTCCAAAGCCATGGAAGGTCTTCCGTCCTTCAGATTCGAGGCCATCCCCGACGGCTTACCGCCGTCCAATCCCGACGCTACCCAAGACGTCGCCTCCCTTACTGTCTCCTCCACCAACTACTGTTTGGACCCCTTTAGGGAGCTGGTTAAAAGGTTGAATGACAACCCCTCGTCCGAATCCCCTCCGGTGACTTGCATAGTTTCCGACGGCATCATGAGCTTCACTCACAAAGTGGCGGACGAACTGTGCATTCCCGTCGTGTTCTTTTGGACTTGCAGCGCTTGTGGTTTGGATGGCTACGTCCACTACCGTCAACTTGCTGAAAAGAATATGACCCCAATTAACG GGCCGAATTCCCTAACAAATGGGTACTTGGATAATGTAATTGATTGGATTCCGGGTTTGAAAAGTATCCCGGCAAAATATATACCAAGTTTCATATGGAACTCGGGCCAGGATGATGACCCAAATTATGTCATATTCCAATTTGCAATTCGAGAAGTTGAAGCAATTCCCAAGGCATCGGCTATAATTTTGAACACATTCGACGAGCTAGAGCCTGACGCTATAAACGCAATTCGGTCTAAGTTTCCAGGAATTTACACAATTGGCCCTCTTCATCTTCTCCGCAATCAATTTCCTCTGGGGGATGATTTGAAATCCATTGGATACAATCTATGGAAGGAAGATCCTTACTGTCTAGAATGGTTGGACACGAAAGAAGCCGGTTCAGTTGTGTATGTGAACTATGGAAGTGTCACAGTTATGACCCCTGAGCAGCTTCTTGAATTTGCTTGGGGGCTTGCAAATAGCAAATTCACGTTCCTGTGGATAATTAGACCTGATTTAGTGAAGGGAGAATCGGCAATCTTGCCGCCGGAGTTTCTAACCGAGACGGGAGAAAGGGGATTATTGGCGAGTTGGTGCCCACAGGAACAAGTGTTGAACCACCCATCTGTTGGATGTTTTTTGACGCATTGTGGGTGGAACTCGACTCTGGAAAGTATTTCTGCGGGTGTGCCTATGTTATGTTGGCCTTTCTTCGCAGAGCAGCAGACTAATTGCTGGTATTCTTGCACGGAGTTGGGGGTTGGAATGGAAATTGATTCCAATGGGGATAGGAATGTGATTGGGGATTTGGTGAGAGAGATGATGGGCGGAGAAAAGGGGAAGGAGCTGAAGGAGAAGGCGATGAAGCTGAAGAAATTAGCGGAAGCAGTGGTGGCATCTCCTACAGGGCCATCTTACCTTAATTTTGAGGAAATCGTCAACAATGTGCTCATACCTCCAACATCAAAATAA
- the LOC115999064 gene encoding 7-deoxyloganetin glucosyltransferase-like, whose product MARPHAVCIPFPAQGHINPMLQLAKLLHHKGFHITFVNNEFNHDRLLRSRGSKAMEGLPSFKFEAIPDGLSPSNPDATQDVAFLTVSSTNYCLDPFRELVKRLNDDPSSESPPVTCIVSDGSMSFTHKVADELCIPNVFFWTCSTCGLDGYVHYRQLAEKNLTPIKEPNYLTNGYLDTIIDWIPGLKGIPAKYLPSFIWNSGQDDDPNYVISQFAIREVEAIPKASAIILNTFDELEPEAINALRSKFPGIYTIGPLHLLRNQFPLGDDLKSIGCNLWKEDPYCLEWLDTKEAGSVVYVNYGSVTVMTPEQLLEFAWGLANSKFTFLWIIRPDLVKGESAILPPEFLTETRERGLLASWCPQEQVLNHPSVGCFLTHCGWNSTLESISAGVPMLCWPFFSEQPTNCWYCCTELGVGMEIDSNGDRNVIGDLVREMMGGEKGKEMKEKVMKLKKLAEAVVASPAGPSYLNFEEIVNNVLIPPTSK is encoded by the exons ATGGCACGCCCTCATGCAGTATGCATTCCTTTTCCGGCACAGGGCCATATCAACCCTATGCTGCAACTAGCCAAACTGCTTCACCACAAAGGCTTTCACATAACCTTCGTCAACAACGAGTTTAATCACGACCGTCTTCTCAGGTCCAGAGGCTCCAAAGCCATGGAAGGTCTTCCGTCCTTCAAATTCGAGGCCATCCCCGACGGCTTATCGCCGTCCAATCCCGACGCCACCCAAGACGTCGCCTTCCTTACTGTCTCCTCTACCAACTACTGTTTGGACCCCTTTAGGGAGCTGGTTAAAAGGTTGAATGACGATCCATCGTCCGAATCCCCTCCGGTGACTTGCATAGTTTCCGACGGCAGCATGAGCTTCACTCACAAGGTGGCGGACGAACTGTGCATTCCCAATGTGTTCTTTTGGACTTGCAGCACTTGTGGTTTAGATGGCTACGTCCACTACCGTCAACTTGCTGAAAAGAATTTGACCCCAATTAAGG AGCCAAATTACCTAACAAATGGGTACTTGGATACGATTATAGATTGGATTCCGGGTTTGAAAGGTATCCCGGCAAAATATTTACCAAGTTTCATATGGAACTCGGGCCAGGATGATGACCCAAATTATGTCATATCCCAATTTGCAATTCGAGAAGTTGAGGCAATTCCCAAGGCATCGGCTATTATTTTGAACACATTTGACGAGCTAGAGCCTGAAGCTATAAATGCACTTCGGTCAAAGTTTCCAGGAATTTACACAATTGGCCCTCTTCATCTTCTCCGCAATCAATTTCCTCTGGGGGATGATTTGAAATCCATTGGATGCAATCTGTGGAAAGAAGATCCGTATTGCCTGGAATGGTTGGACACGAAAGAAGCCGGTTCAGTTGTGTATGTGAACTATGGAAGCGTAACAGTTATGACCCCTGAGCAGCTACTCGAATTTGCTTGGGGGCTTGCAAATAGCAAATTTACGTTTCTGTGGATAATCAGACCTGATTTAGTGAAGGGAGAATCGGCCATTTTGCCGCCGGAGTTTCTAACTGAGACCAGAGAAAGGGGCTTATTGGCGAGTTGGTGCCCACAAGAACAAGTGTTGAACCACCCATCAGTTGGGTGTTTTTTAACGCACTGTGGGTGGAACTCGACCCTGGAGAGTATTTCTGCGGGTGTGCCTATGTTATGCTGGCCTTTCTTCTCAGAGCAGCCGACTAATTGCTGGTATTGTTGCACGGAGTTGGGGGTTGGAATGGAAATTGATTCCAATGGGGATAGGAATGTGATTGGGGATCTGGTGAGAGAGATGATGGGCGGAGAAAAGGGGAAGGAGATGAAAGAGAAGGTGATGAAGCTGAAGAAATTAGCTGAAGCAGTGGTGGCATCTCCTGCCGGGCCATCTTACCTTAATTTTGAGGAAATCGTGAACAACGTGCTCATACCTCCAACATCAAAATAA